The genomic segment CGTTGGCGGTCTTGCGGCCGACGCCGGGCAGCGCCTCCAGCGCATCGCGGTCACGCGGCACTTCGCCGCCATGCTTCTCCAGCAGGATCGCGCAGGTGGCGATCACGTTCTTCGCCTTGGCGTTGAACAGGCCGATGGTGGCGATGTACTGCTTCAGGCCGTCCTCGCCCAGCGCGAGGATCTTCGCCGGCGTGTTGGCCACCGGGAACAGGCGGCGCGTGGCCTTGTTGACGCCGACGTCGGTGGCCTGTGCCGACAGCGCCACCGCCACCAGCAGTTCGAACGGCGAGCTGTATTCCAGTTCGGTCTTCGGGTGCGGATTGAGTTCGCGCAGGCGGGTGAACATTTCCACCACGTCGGCACGCGGCATCACGCCGCCACGGCGCGCCGGTGCGCGCGCGGTCTTCTTCACCGTGGCCATTACTGCTCCTTGCCGGTGGCGCGGGCCTTGGCCCGGGCGAGAATGGCGGCGGCGGCAGCGGGCAGGGCCGGCTTCACGTCCGACGCCGGGGCGGGTGTCCGGCGTGCGTCGCGTTCGGCCTCACGGCGTGCCAGCCGCACCGCACGGGCGCGGTAGCGTTCGCGCGCGGCCCACGCGGCGTGCAGCTGCTGCTGGGCCTGCTGCAGGCGCTGCGGCAACTCGGGGTGGCCGGGCAGCAACTGTTCGTCGCCGGCACGGGCGACATAGTCCATCAGCCCGGCCTGCAGGGCGCCATCGAGATCGTCTGCCTGGACCCGGGCGAACAGTTGCGCGGGGTTGGGTCGGGATGCCATGGCGTCAGCGGTTCTGGAAGGCCGGCGGACGGCGCTGCAGGAAGGCGCTGGTGCCTTCGCGCATGTCCTCGGTGGCGAACAGCAGGCCGAACTGCGCGCTTTCGTACTCCAGCCCGGCTTCCAGGCTGCATTCGCCGCCCACGTGCACCGCATCGAGCAGGCCACGCAGGGCCAGCGGCGCCGAACGTGCCAGCTGGCGGGCTACGTCCTGCACGCGGTTGTCCAGCGCGTCGGCGGGCACCACCTCGTTGACGATGCCCAGTTCCAGCGCACGTGCTGCATTGACCGGTGCACCCAGCAGGCACAGCTCCAGGGTGGCGGCACGGCCGCACAGGCGCAGCAGGCGCTGGCTGCCACCGAAGCCCGGGATCAGGCCGAGGTTGATTTCCGGTTGGCCGACCTTGGCGGTATCGGCGGCGATGCGCAGGTGGCAGGCCATCGCCAGTTCCAGGCCGCCACCCAGCGCAAAACCATTCACGCGCGCGATGACCGGCTTGGGCATGCGTTCGATCTGGCGCATCAGGCCCTGGCCGAGCAGCGAGAAATCACGTCCCTGAACGGCGCTGAGCGTGTTCATCTCGGCGATATCGGCGCCGGCCACGAAGGCCTTGGGGCCGGCGCCGGTCAGCACCACCACGCGTACCTCCGGGTCGGCGGCGGCGGCGCTGAACGCCTCGGCCAGGGCCTGCAGGGTCGCGGCATTCAGGGCGTTGAGCTTGTCCGGGCGCTGGACGGTCACGGTGCGGATGGCGCCGTCGTCGGCGACAGCGATCAGGGCATCGGCCACGGGGAAACTCCTGGAACGTTAAAAAAAAGTGAGATTGAACTCCGCGAACGCAGACGGGTCATAGCCTGCATCGTGAGTAGCGGTTACACGTTGCGCCCGTTATCCTAACCCGTCGCCTCAGGGCGGCGCAGAACGTCCCTGAGTTACCACCCCTGGAGAACTGTTTGATGAAGTTGCGTTCTATCGCGGTCGCCGTCGCGGCCCTGGCCCTGACGGGCAATGCCTTCGCCCAGGACGTTTCGTCCGAAAAGGGCAAGCTGAGCTACTACTTCGGTTACGACTACGGCAACAACCTGGCGGAGCTGACCGGTCGCGGTGAGCAGCTGGACATCAACTCGGTGGTGAAGGGCCTGCAGGACGCCTACGCCAAGAAGCAGCCGGCGATCACCGCCGAGCAGCTGAAGCCGGCCGTTGAAGCGTTCCAGAAGCGCGAGCAGGGCCGTGCCCAGGCCGCCAAGGCCGAGTACGAAAAGGCCGCTGCCGAAAACAAGACCAAGAGCGATCAGTTCATCGCGGCGAACAAGGCCAAGGCCGGCGTGCAGTCCCTGCCGAGCGGCGTCCAGTACCGCGTGATCGAAGCCGGCAAGGGTGCCAAGCCGACCCAGGCCAGCACCGTGCAGCTGGAAGTGGCCGGTCCGTTCCCGTACGGCCAGCGTCCGACCGAAGCCCGTCCGGCCCAGCAGATCCCGTCGATCAAGGTCAGCGAAGTCGAAATGAAGGCCATGCGCGAGACCCTGCTGCAGATGCCGGCAGGCTCGAAGTGGGAAGTCACCCTGCCGCCGGACCAGGCCTACGGTGCCGACCCGCGCACCCCGTTCCCGCCGAACGTGGCTGTGCAGTTCGAGATCAAGCTGGTCAGCGTCAAGTAACATCAAAGCAGTAGACGAAACGCGCCGGTGATCCCACCGGCGCGTTTTTGTTTGTGCAGTGCCTGACGCGCAAATCCAGCCCATTCGCGCTACTGTTGCAGGGTGCAAACAATGGAAGAATCGGCGCGTGTTGTCGCAAGTCCCTGCATCGGAGTGTGCAAGCTGGATCCAGACCGGCAGTGCACCGGCTGCGGGCGGCATCTCGACGAGATCGCAAGGTGGTCGTCGATGAGCAACGAGGAACGCAGCCGCATCCTGCATCGCGTGCAACCGCTGCGCGAACAGCTTCAGCAATCATTGCGCGGCTCACTGGCCGACCACGAACGCCTGATGCGCGCGCTGCATCCGCTGGCCGTGCCGCCGCTTGGCGACGGCTGGAACCGCAGTGAACTGATCGACCTCCTGCCGCCCGGCCCCCCCGTGGAAGCGGCGGTGCTGGCCGGCATCGTGCCGCGTGCCAACGGCGCACAGGTAATTCTCACCCGCCGTACCGAGACCCTGCGCACCCATGGTGGCCAGGTCGGGTTCCCCGGCGGTCGCACCGAACCGGACGACCGCGATGCACTGGCCGCTGCGCTGCGCGAGAGCCAGGAAGAAATCGCGCTGGCGCCCGGCCAGGTGCAGGCGCTGGGCTACCTGGATCCCTTCGTGACGATCACCGGTTACCGGGTCACGCCGGTGGTGGCGGTGGTGGATCCGGACTTCGTGCCGGTGCCGCAACCCAGCGAAGTGGCCGAGGTGTTCGAGGTGCCGCTGGACTACCTGATGGCTGCCGACAACCTGCGCCAGGTCGAAATCAATCATCGCGGCCGCATCCGCCACGTCCTTGAATACGGCTGGCCGGGCCAGCGCATCTGGGGCGCGACCGCGGCCATCCTCTACAACCTGCGTCGCCGCCTGGAGCAAGTGCAATGAAGCCGATCGATCCGCCGTGGACCACCCTGGTCGATGTCGCCACCCTGGCCGCTGCATTGGGCGAGGGCGTTCGCGTGGTCGACGCGCGTGCAACCGCCAGCACGGCCGTGCGCGTGGTCGATGCGCGGTCATCGCTGGCTGATCCGCAGGCCGGTGGCGGCCAGTATCTGGCGGGGCATGTTCCGGGCGCGGTATACGCCGACCTCAATCGGGACCTGTCGGATCTGACCCGCAGCGGCCACGGCCGTCATCCGCTGCCGGACAGCGATGCCTTCGCCACAAAGCTGGGCCAGTGGGGTATCGGTCCCGACACCCAGGTGGTGGTCTACGACGGCAGCGACGGCAGCATGGCCGCCTCGCGCCTGTGGTGGCTGCTGCGCCTGATCGGGCACACCAAGGTGGCTGTGCTCGATGGTGGTATCGCCGCGTGGCAGGCCGCAGGTCACGCGTTGGCAACCGGCCAGGGCGAAGTAACGGCGCTGCCGGCTTACCCGGGCCGTTTCGACACCACCCAGATCGCCAATGCCGATGAAATCAGCGCACGTCTGAAGCACGCGCCGGGCTGGCTGGTCGACGCACGCGCGGGCGAACGCTTCCGCGGCGAAGTGGAGCCGCTGGACCCGGTCGCCGGTCACGTACCCGGCGCGGTCAACCGTCCGTTTGCGTTGAACGTCGCCGACGGCCGCCTGCGTGATGCACAGGAACTGCGCGCCGAACTGCAGGGCGTGATCGGCAACCGCGATCCGCAACAGGTGGTGCTGATGTGCGGCTCTGGCGTGACGGCCTGCCATCTGCTGCTGGCGATGGAATCGGCCGGTTTGTCCGGCGCACGCATCTACGCCGATTCCTGGAGCGGTTGGGTCAGCGACAGCAGCCGCCCGGTGGCCAGCGGCGCGTGAGCAATCCGGGCCAGGAGCAGTCGAGCGCGGCTCGACTCTACAAAAGCCCATTCCGAACGATTCGACGTTCATCCACGCATGGCGTGGATCTACCGTGTCGACCAAGGTCGACACCCACCCACAGCAGCCGGAATCTGTCGAAGGCGGGGTGGGTCCGGTTGCGGGGGCGTGAGCCGCATGGATGCGGCGACCGAGCCTGCATGGACGTATTTACGGCGTCCCCCGCAACCGGACCCACCCCGCCATCCCACCGACAGCCCGCTTTTGACGTTGACGTTGACGTTGCCTCTGCGGGTGCAGGGCGCAGCCCTGCCGATCAACCCACCGACTGCAGCGGCACCTTCGCCAGAATCCTCGCCCACGGAAACAACGGCCCCGGATCACGCTTGCGCGCCACTCGCAGCGTTGGATCGTCGCTGGCCACTACCTGCTCCAGATCCAGCTGGTCGTGCCCGGCAATCCGCCGCAGCGACGGATAGTGCGCCACCAGCGCCAGCAGCAGTTGTTCCAACGCCACCAGCTGCGCCTCGGTGTACGGCTCGTCCATCGCCTGGTGGCGGCTGTCGAACCAGTCCGGGTAACGCCCGGTATTGACCAGCTCGATACCCAGCGTCTGTGCGTTCATGCCGCGCACGTGGTGGGCCACCCGTTCCGGTGCCACGTACTGCACCACGCGACCGTCGCGATCGATGTAGAAGTGGCCGCTGTTGCCGGCGCCACTGTCGTACAGCACGCGCTCGCCGTACTCGCGGGCCATCGCCAGGTCGGGCAGCTCAGTGCAGTGGATCACCACCATCTCCAGCGTGGCCGGGTCGCGCAGCGGCAGGCGGTCGTGGTAGGGCAGGGGCTGCACTTGCAGGCCGGGCAGGAGCGGGTTGGGCATCCGGCGATGCTAGCATTGCGGCATGAACCTGCCTTCCCTTTCCTCATCGGCCCGCTCGCGCGGAGCGCGCGCATGAGCCGCGGCCACTGCATCCTGTCGCACGGTTTCGAGAGCGGCCCGGACGCGACCAAGGTCACCGCGCTGGCCGAGGTGGCACAACGCCTGGGCTGGACCCATGAACGCCCCGACTACACCGACCTGGACGCGATGAGCGAGGTCAGCCGGGTGGGCGACGTGCCGACCCGCCTGCGCCGCCTGGTCGAGCGTGCCGCCATTGCCGCCGGGCAGGGGCCGGTGGTGCTGGCCGGCTCCAGCCTCGGTGCCTACATTTCCGCCATCGCCTCGCTGCAGGTGCCGGTGGCCGGCCTGTTCCTGATGGTGCCACCGACCACCATGGGCCCGATGCCGGCGCTGGATGCCGCCGCGGTACCGACCACGGTGGTGCAGGCCTGGCACGACGAGGTGGTGCCGGCCGCCGGGGTCATCGCCTGGGCGCAGGCGCGTTCGGCGCAGCTGCTGCTGGTCGATGATGGGCACCGCCTTGAGCACCACGTGGAGGCCTCCGCGCAGGCCTTCGAGCGCCTGCTGCGCCAGCTGTGAAGCCCGGGCGCACGGCGCGCCCGCCCGCTTTGACTACAATGGCAGCCCCGCCGCCCCCGGCGCGGGCCTGCCGGCCGTGCCTACGGCCCTCCTTTCCGACTGGCCCGGCCCCTGTGCCGCGCCCGACCACCTGCGAACCGATCCCGTGAAATTCTTCGTCTCCTGCGCCAAGGGCCTGGAATACCTGCTTGCCGATGAACTGTCGGCCCTGGGCCTTGGCAAGGCCACCGCCACCATTGCCGGCGTCAACGCCGACGGCGAACTGGAGCAGGCGCTGCGGATCGTCATGTGGTCGCGCCTGGCCAGCCGCGTGCTGTGGCCGATCGACGAGTTCGAGTGCCCGGACGAGCAGGCCCTGTACGACGGCGTGCGTGCGCTGCCGTGGCACGAGCACATCAAGCCGGAAATGACCCTGGCGGTGGACGCGCACGTGTCCGGTGACAAGATCACCCATGCGCGCTTCGCGGCGCAGCGGATCAAGGACGCCATCGTCGACCGCATGCGTGACGAGGGCCTGGAACGCCCGTCGGTCAACACCGACCTGCCGGATGTGCGCGTGAACCTGTCGCTGCGCAAGGGCCGCGCCTCACTGTCGATCGATCTGGGCGGCGGCCCGCTGCACCGCCGTGGCTGGCGCGGTGCCGCCCACGAGGCGCCGCTGAAGGAAAACCTGGCCGCCGCGCTGCTGCTGCGCGCGCAGTGGCCGCGCCTGCACGCCGCCGGTGGTGGCCTGCTGGACCCGATGTGCGGCAGCGGCACGCTGCTGATCGAGGGCGCGCTGATGGCCGCCGACGTTGCCCCCGGCCTGATGCGCCACGGCAGCCTGCCGCCGAGCCGCTGGCTGGGCTTCGACAAGGCCGCCTGGAAGGCCATCCAGAGCGAGGCACGTGACCGCGAAGCGGCCGGCCTGGCAGCGTTGAAGCCGGTCATCCACGGCAGCGACATCGACCCGACCGCGATCCAGGCGGCGCGCGAGAATGCCGAAGTAGCGGGCGTCGCCCATGCGATCCGCTTCACCCGCGCCGACGTCGCCGACCTGGCCGCGCCGGAACAGGAGATCGGTGCGGTGGTCTGCAACCCGCCGTACGACGAGCGCCTGGCCGCCGATCCGGCGCTGTACCGCGCGCTGGGCAATGCCCTGCAGAAGGCCGTGCCGCAGTGGCGCGCCAGCCTGCTGTGCGGCAACGATGAACTGGCCTTCGCCACCGGCCTGCGCGCCGGCAAGAAGTACCAGATGTTCAACGGCGCGCTGGAATGCGCGCTGATCGTCTGCGACCCGATCGCCGTGCCGGGCCGCGACCCGGCGCAGCCGCGCGAGCTGAGCGAAGGTGCGCAGATGGTGGCCAACCGCCTGCGCAAGAACCTGAAGAAGTTCAAGAGCTGGCGCGCCCGCGAGGACATCACCTGCTTCCGCGCCTACGATGCCGACCTGCCGGAGTACGCGGCCGCCATCGACGTCTACGAGGAAGACGGTGGCCAGCGCCGCACGTTCCTGCACGTGCAGGAATATGCGGCACCGGCGGCGATTCCGGAAAACGACGTGCGCCGTCGCCGCAACGAGCTGCTGGCGGCCGCGCGTGAAGTATTCGGCGTGCCGCCGGAACAGGTGTCGATGAAGTCGCGCGAGCGTGGCAAGGGCGGCAGCAAGTACGGCCGCTTCGAACAGCGCGACGAGTTCATCGTGGTGCGCGAAAACAACGCGCTGCTGCAGGTGAACCTGTTCGATTACCTGGATACCGGCCTGTTCCTCGACCACCGCCCGCTGCGCCGGATGATGGCCGAGCAGGTGCGCGGCAAGCGCTTCCTCAACCTGTTCTGCTACACCGGCGTGGCCAGCGTGCAGGCAGCGGTGGCCGGTGCCGCCAGCACCACCAGCGTCGACCTGTCGGCCACCTACCTGCAGTGGTGCTACGACAACCTGGCGTTGAACGGGCAGGGCGGCAACCAGCACCTGCTGGTGCAGGCCGACGCCATGGCGTGGCTGGAAGGCGACCGCGGCCAGTACGACGTGATCTTCTGTGACCCGCCGACCTTCTCCAACTCCGCGCGCGCCGACGACTTCGACGTGCAGCGCGAGCAGCTGAAGATGCTGCGTGCGGCCGTGGCGCGCCTGGCGCCGGGCGGTGTGCTGTATTTCTCCAACAACTTCCGCCGCTTCAAGCTGGAAGAGAACGCCATCGCCGAATTCGCCCAGTGCCGCGAGATCACCGCGCGCACCATCGGGCCGGATTTCGAGCGCAACGCGCGCATCCACCGCGCGTGGGAATTGAAGCGGTTGGGGTAAGCCCGGTAGTGCCGGCCGCTGGCCGGCAACGATGTCAGACCCGCAGAGGGTTCATGGGATGCCGGCCAGCGGCCGGCACTACCCCTATCTGGCCGGTAGATCCACGCCATACGTGGATGGGCGTTCAGTAGATCCACGCCATGCGTGGAGGGTGGCTACAGCACCGCCACCAGCAGCCCGGCCGCGGGCAGCGCGATCGCCAGCGCGGCGATCCACTTCGGCCGGTACGGGTACAACCCGAACGACAACACCGCGCCGCCCAGCGTCATCGTGCCCAGCCACAGCACCGGGCCCATCGCCCAGCCATGGTCGGCCACGCACAGCGCGAACGCCACCGCCAGCAGGGCCCAGCCCAGCACCCGCCATTGCGTCCGGCGTGCCGGCGAGGCAGCCGCCTTGCCATGCAGGTCGTGCTGGTGCTTCTCCATCGCCAGCGACAGCGCCGTGAACGCAGAGAACGACAAGGCCAATGCCAGCAGCATCATGCGCTGGCCTCCGCTTCAACAGCTTCCGCAGCATCAACCGGAGCCTTGGGCGCTGCCGCCGCCGCGGCACGCTTCTTCTTCTCGGCCACAGACAGTGGTGGCGTCCAGCGCTGCATGCGCCAGCCGCACAGCGCCAGCATCGCGCCGAACGCGATCATCGACAGATCGACGCCAGCCAGCACCCAGTCACCATTGCGCAGGGTCACGCCCAGATGCGCATGCGTGGTCAGCGCGTTGACCACCGGCACCAGCGCGAACGCGGCGGCGCCCAGGTACAGTTGCCAGGCCCACATCATCCGCTTCGGCCAGATGAAGGCGGCCAGCAGTGCCGTGCCCCAGGCGTAGAAGAACACGTTGGCCTCGGCACTGGAGCGTTCGGCAATGTCCAGCGGCAGCAGGCGGTTGCCCCAGAAGTAGGCGGCGAACGCGATCGGCAGGCCGGCCACGGTGCCGATGTTCAGTGCGTCGACCAGGCGCAGGCCGAAGCCGATGCGGCCGCTCTTGGCGTGCTTGGGCCGTTCCTTCACTGCCCACAGCACCACGCCGCTGGCCACCATCAGGCAGCCGACCAGGCCGGACAGGAAGAACAGTGCGCGCAGGCCCCAGTCGGCGAAGCGGGCCAGGTGCAGGCCATACAGCACGCCACGGGTGGCGGTGGCACCACCGGAGGGCGGCGTCTCTTCCAGCAGCGTGCCGTTGATCATGTCGTAGCGCAGCGCCGGGGTGTCGGTGGACAGGCGCCTGCCGTCGCGCTGGCGGATGTCGATGACTGCATTGGCCGCGCCCGGGTTGGATACGGTGAAGCCGGCCACTTCGACGCCATGCCAGTGCGCACGCGCGCTGTCCAGCAGCTGCGCGATCGGCAGCGGCGTGGCGCGTCCCTCGGCCGGCGCGGTCACCTCCGGCATGCCGCCGAAGGCTTCGCTGAAGAACTTGTCCTCGTCCTGCGGGTAGGCCACCTTCACCCCCCACGGCAGGTACATGATCATCAGGGTGACGATGCCGGTGTAGGTGATCATCGCGTGGTAGGGCAGTGCCATCACCGCGCTGACGTTGTGGAAATCCAGCCACGACCGCAGGCCCTTGTCCTTGCGGAAGGTGAAGAAGTCCTTGAAGATTTTCTTGTGGGTGATGACGCCGGTGATGATCGCCACCAGCATGAACATCGCGCAGAAGCCGACCAGGTAGCGCGCCCACAGCACCGGGATGTAATGCAGGTCGAAGTGCAGGCGGTAGAAGAAATCTCCGCCACGCGTCTCGCGCGCCTTCAGGGCCTGGCCGGTGTTCGGGTCCAGCGTGGCATCACCAAAGCCACCGCGACGGCCACGGCTGGGATCGGCCAGCTCCGGCGGCAGCCGCCAGAACATCTGCATGGCCGGGTTGCGCGGTTGCGGCAGGGTGACGAACCAGTTCTCGGCCTGGCTGGCGTTGGCCTGCAGGTAGTCCACCGCGCGCTGCGCGGCCACGTCGATGCTGACCTTGTTGGCCGGCAGCTCCGGGCGCATCCAGCGGCTGATTTCCTCGCGGTAGTAGCTGGCGGTGCCGGCCATGAAGATCAGCAGCAGCAACCAGCCGACCAGCAGGCCGGTCCAGGTGTGCAGCCAGGCCATCGATTGGCGGAATCCGTTCTTCATGCCCAGGCCCCCAGCAGGCGCGCGACGACGGCCATCAGCAGGGTGGGGACCAGGATGCCGACCCAGGCGCGCAGCGCAGTGCGGGTGGCGAACGCCCACAACGCGGCGCAGGCGGCCACCAGGATCGCCAGCAGCATGCCGGTCAACACGGTCTGGCCGCGCGCGCCGGGCAGCGCCAGGGCGCAGAACACGCTGGTCACCGAGGCCAGCGCGTAGCCGCCGAAGATCGCGGCCAGCGAGCGTGACAGCACGCCCCAACGCGGGTTGGAGAAAAAGGTGCGGGGGCTGGCGGTTGCGGGCGAGCGGTCCACGGCATTCCTGCTGGTTTCAGTGAAAAGGGACCGGCGCACCGCAGCGCGCCGGGGGTGGCCATCCGTGGCCGGGCGCCGGTCGCAGAACCGGTGCCATCCATCGGGGGTCAGAGCTTCCAGCGCAGCGTCATCGTCACGTTGCGTGGTTCGCCCCAATACACGCCGTTGTAGAAACCGACGTTGTTGAAGTACTTCTTGTCCAGCAGGTTGTTGATGTTCAGCTGCGCGCTGAAGTTCTCGTTGAAGCGGTAGCCGCCGGCGAGGTTGACCAGGTAGAACGCGTCCTGGGTGATGTTGGCCTTGCTGCGATCGGGCTTGGTGCTGGTGCTCCAGATGCGGCTCTGCCAGGTCACGCCACCGCCCAGCCAGAAGCGGCCATCGATACCGCCGGGGCGCCAGCTGGTGTTGAGCCGGAAGGTATCCTGCGGTGCGGTGGTCCGCTGCAGTACGCCGTCCTTGTTGCGGATGACGGTGTGGGCGAAGCCGGCCGAGACGTTCCACTGCTCGCCGATGCTGCCCTGGGTTTCGATCTCCCAGCCCTTCACCTTGTTGCCCTTGCCGGTGGAGCGGTAGGCCTGGCTGCCATCGGGCAGGGAGTTCACCGGCACCGAATCATCGATCTCGGCGACGTTGTCCTGCTTGCCCTCGAACACGGCGGCGGAGGCATTGAGCAGGCCGCCGAAGAACTCGGCCTTGATGCCTGCTTCGTACATGTCGCCGACCACCGGCTCCAGATAATTGCCGTTACGGTCGCGGTAGTTCTGCGGCTTGAAGATGTCGGTGTAGCTGACATAACCGCTGAAGATCGAATTGAAGTCGTAGACCAGGCCGGCATACGGAGTGAGCATGTCGTCCGGCCGGTAGCCGGTGCGGGTAATGCTGTTGCGGTTGCCGTTGGCGTCGTAGCCATAGGTCCACTTGCGGGTTTCCCAGCTGCCATAGCGGGCGCCCACCACGGCCAGCAACGGATCGGCCAGGCGCAGGCGAGCCGCTACATAGGCGGCGCGCTGGCGCAGTTCGTCCTGTGACGACAGGCGACCAAGGCGGGTCACCGGCAGTACCGGCACCTCGCCGGTCCAGTGACGCCAGTCGGGCACCTGCGCGTAGCCCGGTGCGCTGGAATCGAACGACATGGCCTCGGACTCACCCTTGCGCACCGACTGGCCCAGGCCGAACACGAGTTCATGCTCGCGCCCGAACAGCTGGAACGGCCCGCCCACGTTGACGTCGAACACGTCCATCGTGCTGTGTTCGTTGAAGTGTGAAATGTAGGCAGTCACACCGGTACCGTCGGCGCGCGGGTAGCCGGCCGCGCCGTACCAGACGCTGCCATCGGTATCGCGCACGGCATGGCTGAGGTTGCCCTTCACCGACCAGCCGTTGCCCAGTTGCTGTTCCAGTCGCGCGAAGCTGGTCTTTTCCACGATCGGCCACGCACTCCACGAGGCCGACAGATTGGTCGAGCGCGGCAGGTTGGCCGGTGCGCCGTCGGCGCCCCAGTACGGCACCACGCCCCAGGTCACGCCGGTGGTGTGCGGCGACTGGTACTCGTAGCCCACTTCGAACAGCGTGCTGTCACTCAGGTCGGCCTGCACGATGCCGTAGAACACGTCCTTGTCCAGCGCATAGACATCACGGAACGAATCGCTCTGCTGCTTGGCCGCGACCACGCGCGCGCGGATGCGGCCGTCCCAGGCCACGGGGCCGCCGAGGTCGGCTTCCAGGCGACGGTTGCCCCAGCGGCCGAGGGTCAGGTTGGCACCCATCTGGAAAGTGTCGGTCGGCCGCTTACGGATCATGCTGATGGTGCCGGACGGATCACCCGCGCCGGTGGTCAGGCCGGTGGCGCCGCGGATCACTTCGATGCGCTCGTAGATCACGTTGTCGGTGTTGGTCTTGATCGAGCCACCGAAGGTGTTGAGCATGCCGTCGATCTGGAAGTTGTCGATGGTGTAGCCGCGCGAGACATAGTTGATGCGCTCGCTGTCGGTGACCGACACGCTGACGCCCGTCACCTGGCCCATCACGTCCGACAGCGAGAACAGACCCATGTCATCCAGGCGCTGGCGGGTAAGCACCGTCACCGACTGCGGCGTCTCGCGTAGTGACAGGTCGAGCTTGGTCGCAGTGCGCGCGCCTTTCACCGTATAGCTGCTGGGCATCTCGCCATCGGCAGTCACCTTCACCGTATCCAGCGTGCGCGCGGAAGGATCGGCAGTGCCGTCGGCGTGGGCCAGCGGGGCGATCATCAATGCAGTCACGGCCAGGGCCAACACGGTGGGACGGGGGGAGTTCAGCGGCATTGCCATTGGTGCGGTTCCATGCAGGACGAATCAGGCGATGGAATACGCAGGTACAGTCGCCATGCGCTCCGCGCACGTCGCCCAGCGAGCCCCATCGACGGTGCGCCACCCGCGCAGTGCGGGTGACCCGGTAGTCGGGGGATGTACACGGGCGAAGGGGCGGGTGGGTACGTGCGTCCGTGCCCCGCTTGGCTAAGCGTACAACCGATTAGCAAATGATAGGCATTCGCATTTCGTTAATCAAGCGTGACGACTGCTGCCGGTGGATCGAGGCGCGCGTTCAGAAC from the Stenotrophomonas maltophilia genome contains:
- a CDS encoding DUF3325 domain-containing protein, translating into MMLLALALSFSAFTALSLAMEKHQHDLHGKAAASPARRTQWRVLGWALLAVAFALCVADHGWAMGPVLWLGTMTLGGAVLSFGLYPYRPKWIAALAIALPAAGLLVAVL
- a CDS encoding PepSY-associated TM helix domain-containing protein, which gives rise to MKNGFRQSMAWLHTWTGLLVGWLLLLIFMAGTASYYREEISRWMRPELPANKVSIDVAAQRAVDYLQANASQAENWFVTLPQPRNPAMQMFWRLPPELADPSRGRRGGFGDATLDPNTGQALKARETRGGDFFYRLHFDLHYIPVLWARYLVGFCAMFMLVAIITGVITHKKIFKDFFTFRKDKGLRSWLDFHNVSAVMALPYHAMITYTGIVTLMIMYLPWGVKVAYPQDEDKFFSEAFGGMPEVTAPAEGRATPLPIAQLLDSARAHWHGVEVAGFTVSNPGAANAVIDIRQRDGRRLSTDTPALRYDMINGTLLEETPPSGGATATRGVLYGLHLARFADWGLRALFFLSGLVGCLMVASGVVLWAVKERPKHAKSGRIGFGLRLVDALNIGTVAGLPIAFAAYFWGNRLLPLDIAERSSAEANVFFYAWGTALLAAFIWPKRMMWAWQLYLGAAAFALVPVVNALTTHAHLGVTLRNGDWVLAGVDLSMIAFGAMLALCGWRMQRWTPPLSVAEKKKRAAAAAAPKAPVDAAEAVEAEASA
- a CDS encoding DUF3649 domain-containing protein yields the protein MDRSPATASPRTFFSNPRWGVLSRSLAAIFGGYALASVTSVFCALALPGARGQTVLTGMLLAILVAACAALWAFATRTALRAWVGILVPTLLMAVVARLLGAWA
- a CDS encoding TonB-dependent siderophore receptor; the encoded protein is MAMPLNSPRPTVLALAVTALMIAPLAHADGTADPSARTLDTVKVTADGEMPSSYTVKGARTATKLDLSLRETPQSVTVLTRQRLDDMGLFSLSDVMGQVTGVSVSVTDSERINYVSRGYTIDNFQIDGMLNTFGGSIKTNTDNVIYERIEVIRGATGLTTGAGDPSGTISMIRKRPTDTFQMGANLTLGRWGNRRLEADLGGPVAWDGRIRARVVAAKQQSDSFRDVYALDKDVFYGIVQADLSDSTLFEVGYEYQSPHTTGVTWGVVPYWGADGAPANLPRSTNLSASWSAWPIVEKTSFARLEQQLGNGWSVKGNLSHAVRDTDGSVWYGAAGYPRADGTGVTAYISHFNEHSTMDVFDVNVGGPFQLFGREHELVFGLGQSVRKGESEAMSFDSSAPGYAQVPDWRHWTGEVPVLPVTRLGRLSSQDELRQRAAYVAARLRLADPLLAVVGARYGSWETRKWTYGYDANGNRNSITRTGYRPDDMLTPYAGLVYDFNSIFSGYVSYTDIFKPQNYRDRNGNYLEPVVGDMYEAGIKAEFFGGLLNASAAVFEGKQDNVAEIDDSVPVNSLPDGSQAYRSTGKGNKVKGWEIETQGSIGEQWNVSAGFAHTVIRNKDGVLQRTTAPQDTFRLNTSWRPGGIDGRFWLGGGVTWQSRIWSTSTKPDRSKANITQDAFYLVNLAGGYRFNENFSAQLNINNLLDKKYFNNVGFYNGVYWGEPRNVTMTLRWKL